The following proteins are encoded in a genomic region of Ornithodoros turicata isolate Travis chromosome 6, ASM3712646v1, whole genome shotgun sequence:
- the LOC135398391 gene encoding uncharacterized protein LOC135398391, protein MQALLADRADSIDEAFLRELFLQRLPTTVQMVLATAETLPLFQLAEHADKVLEVAVPGALVGAVNQTAPPYAPPSGTLGHPSPSASPSAINAISVELASERAEMQRLSESVAALQRPSPRRRSSSRSRRYRSPRRFNSRTPSPTDGTTPPPCWYHERFGSAATRCTRPCGWSGNDQGNR, encoded by the coding sequence ATGCAAGCCCTTCTAGCAGACCGGGCCGATTCTATCGACGAAGCATTCCTTCGAGAACTGTTTTTACAGCGGCTGCCGACCACCGTGCAGATGGTTCTCGCGACGGCTGAAACCTTGCCCCTATTCCAGCTGGCGGAGCACGCGGACAAGGTGTTGGAAGTCGCTGTTCCGGGAGCATTGGTCGGAGCAGTCAATCAGACGGCTCCACCATACGCGCCTCCTTCTGGGACCCTTGGCCATCCATCCCCTTCAGCGTCCCCCTCTGCCATCAACGCCATCAGCGTCgagcttgcatctgagcgcgcGGAGATGCAGCGCCTCTCAGAATCAGTGGCCGCCCTACAACGACCAAGCCCACGCCGACGTTCCTCAAGTCGTTCCCGCCGTTACCGCTCCCCTCGGAGGTTCAATAGCCGTACCCCTTCCCCTACCGACGGCACCACTCCACCTCCCTGCTGGTACCACGAGCGTTTTGGCAGCGCCGCCACCCGCTGCACACGACCTTGCGGATGGTCGGGAAACGATCAAGGGAATCGCTGA